In Blastopirellula marina, a single genomic region encodes these proteins:
- a CDS encoding carbohydrate ABC transporter permease, which yields MRHQADTSGSAETASRESRRRWRSWFTAAGFAGPWLLGLLALFIYPFVVSLYWSFCQYDLINPPRFAGLDNYEQLASEFATGTGIAHALWNTSYYALISVPLSIVLGVGLATLLSCDIRGQSIFRTLFYLPSVIPVVAASILWMWLLNPADGLVNSVLGSLGLWQPQWFASPAELVSPDSFTEAAWANNSAPIGSKDALILMSLWGMGNFMVIYLAAIGDIPKSLYEAARIDGAGPIRRFINITLPLLTPIIFFNLVMGLIQSVQAFTQIYIVSEGRGAPADSTLVISLHLFLSAFQHLNMGYASAVAWLLFVLLGIATWFLFTTSRRWVYEGVR from the coding sequence TTGCGACATCAAGCGGACACCTCCGGTAGCGCCGAAACGGCATCGCGAGAATCGCGTCGCCGATGGCGTTCATGGTTTACCGCAGCCGGCTTTGCAGGTCCCTGGTTGTTGGGACTCTTAGCATTGTTCATCTATCCCTTTGTCGTTTCGCTGTATTGGAGCTTTTGCCAGTACGACTTAATCAATCCTCCACGATTCGCAGGGCTCGATAATTACGAGCAGTTGGCTAGTGAATTCGCTACCGGCACCGGTATTGCACATGCATTGTGGAATACCAGTTACTACGCCCTGATCTCGGTGCCACTGTCCATCGTTTTGGGGGTAGGCTTGGCGACGCTTCTTTCGTGCGATATCCGTGGGCAATCGATCTTTCGCACGCTGTTTTATCTGCCATCGGTTATTCCGGTAGTCGCTGCCAGTATCTTGTGGATGTGGCTGCTGAATCCGGCCGATGGGCTGGTGAACTCGGTCCTGGGCTCGCTTGGACTTTGGCAACCGCAATGGTTCGCCTCGCCGGCCGAGCTAGTTTCGCCTGATTCCTTTACGGAAGCGGCGTGGGCCAATAACTCTGCGCCAATCGGCTCGAAGGATGCCCTCATTCTGATGAGCTTGTGGGGTATGGGCAATTTCATGGTAATCTACCTGGCGGCAATTGGTGACATTCCGAAATCGCTTTACGAGGCAGCTCGGATCGATGGAGCTGGCCCCATCCGTCGATTCATCAATATTACTCTGCCGTTATTAACGCCTATCATTTTCTTCAATCTCGTGATGGGCCTGATTCAATCGGTGCAAGCTTTCACGCAGATTTATATCGTTAGCGAGGGACGCGGTGCTCCGGCTGACTCGACCCTCGTCATTAGTTTGCACCTGTTTCTCAGTGCGTTTCAGCACTTGAACATGGGTTACGCTTCGGCAGTGGCGTGGCTGCTGTTTGTCTTGCTGGGGATTGCAACCTGGTTCTTGTTTACAACATCGCGGCGCTGGGTCTACGAGGGGGTACGCTGA